The Arachis ipaensis cultivar K30076 chromosome B05, Araip1.1, whole genome shotgun sequence nucleotide sequence TACACCAAAAGTTGCTGCAAATacgcaaaaatatttttttaaattcggAACTCCTACATTACATtgaattcaaaccatcaacaatgaacaacaattttcacaaacaaaaacaatattattcacctacagaattataaactactaacgaaaacaTTAATTAGAATCGAACtacacctcagccacttgattagATTCAAAACAATATTCCATTTTCGCTTTAGTTCAATTGACAATTtgaacttgaatcattcattatcttcaacaatgaGATAAATGTTCAAAACTGATTTCAGAACTTGATTTCAAAAACGTAGAGAATGAAATAAAttgcgaaaaacaaaaaaagagaatGCAAACAATGGACGGCGAGAAACGCAAAGATGGAAGAGAATGCAGATAAAAAATGCTGAGAAAATTTGAAAGCGGAAACGAAATTCTTTCAAAAAAAGCAATTATATATTTGTGCGGTGATTGAAAAATTGGTTAGATAGTAGCGCGTGAGGTGAATTAGGTTAAAGAGACTTGTATGAGCTTATATCGAAAAACAATTTGTATGTAAAGaatatttctaaaaaaaatatacaaagtcATGTAGACAANNNNNNNNNNNNNNNNNNNNNNNNNNNNNNNNNNNNNNNNNNNNNNNNNNNNNNNNNNNNNNNNNNNNNNNNNNNNNNNNNNNNNNNNNNNNNNNNNNNNNNNNNNNNNNNNNNNNNNNNNNNNNNNNNNNNTAAtagatatatataaattttttataaattttattataagacaattatattaaaaaatttattataaaacaaATTAGTCATCTTTTGAAAcgatatgtttttattttcctataAAATAACGTTATTTTCATGACTTGAAATAGAGATTAATTTATCCTCTTTTAACATGTGACAAATAACGACCACgtaaaataattttgttaataattaaCACAACACATTAATGAAACGACTTGTCAATCCGATGAGAACAATCCTTGTAGACTTCTTTAAATAATAGGTTTTATCAACTAAGTATCTCATGAAAAATTCTTTTTGGATCAATTTACATATATCTCTCTTTGGATATTATTATTGCCGTATACAAATATTATGGCTAAAAAATTTAATATGAGGTTAGAATGTGATAtttttaagtttattattattttttgtttttacaaAAATATGGGGATGTTTGACTttgcgaaaaaaataaaattagagggtctgatgttaattttttatttaaaaaaaaaaacagaaattaaaaagTTCGATTTCAatgtaaatatattttaaaattttaaaaatttcaaaccaANTGTatctaatttatataaaaaaaattaaaatttaggaggtTATTGTCCTCCTATCTCACTATAAGATTCCAGCTCTGTTAATAATTTAATTGGTATTTTCAAAATGTTCAAATTAACTCGACTTTTAATGGTAATATGAAATTATTGTTCGTGTACCATTAACTATTTTCTAATTCGAATTTATGATATTGTCTGCAAacgaaattaaatttatattttatacataCATATTTTGGCATTTTTCTCTGCTATACTAATTTTTAAAGCTACTTGCTTTTCCCATACAAGTGCGGGCATGCTTTATGTTTTTGTAATAcaacatgtatatatatatatatatatataagtaataatCCTCTAGGGATATGGGTTCTACAATTTTATACTACTTCCCCAAACGCATATTCTTTTTATTATGCTCATTATTTTCGGACAACAGTGGACTTATTGAAATTACAAAATTGTATTTGGATTCATATGTGTCTATGTTTTCAGAGTTAATTATTAAAATACTATATTTTCTAATCATTTATCAACGTATTACCGTTTTATTACATTGACATTCTTTTTGTCATGCTGGCTAAGATGCTTCAGTGAATCTAGCGTGTTCTTGTCATGTGCCACTTAATAACAAGATGCCTCTCAATCCCTTTAAATTATACTTCATACTCTAATTATTGGACTACTCTTTTTTTTCCCTTATATTATTTATTGtgttacataaaaaataataaataaaaatgtgaCTTCANNNNNNNNNNNNNNNNNNNNNNNNNNNNNNNNNNNNNNNNNNNNNNNNNNNNNNNNNNNNNNNNNNNNNNNNNNNNNNNNNNNNNNNNNNNNNNNNNNNNNNNNNNNNNNNNNNNNNNNNNNNNNNNNNNNNNNNNNNNNNNNNNNNNNNNNNNNNNNNNNNNNNNNNNNNNNNNNNNNNNNNNNNNNNNNNNNNNNNNNNNNNNNNNNNNNNNNNNNNNNNNNNNNNNNNNNNNNNNNNNNNNNNNNNNNNNNNNNNNNNNNNNNNNNNNNNNNNNNNNNNNNNNNNNNNNNNNNNNNNNNNNNNNNNNNNNNNNNNNNNNNNNNNNNNNNNNNNNNNNNNNNNNNNNNNNNNNNNNNNNNNNNNNNNNNNNNNNNNNNNNNNNNNNNNNNNNNNNNNNNNNNNNNNNNNNNNNNNNNNNNNNNNNNNNNNNNNNNNNNNNNNNNNNNNNNNNNNNNNNNNNNNNNNNNNNNNNNNNNNNNNNNNNNNNNNNNNNNNNNNNNNNNNNNNNNNNNNNNNNNNNNNNNNNNNNNNNNNNNNNNNNNNNNNNNNNNNNNNNNNNNNNNNNNNNNNNNNNNNNNNNNNNNNNNNNNNNNNNNNNNNNNNNNNNNNNNNNNNNNNNNNNNNNNNNNNNNNNNNNNNNNNNNNNNNNNNNNNNNNNNNNNNNNNNNNNNNNNNNNNNNNNNNNNNNNNNNNNNNNNNNNNNNNNNNNNNNNNNNNNNNNNNNNNNNNNNNNNNNNNNNNNNNNNNNNNNNNNNNNNNNNNNNNNNNNNNNNNNNNNNNNNNNNNNNNNNNNNNNNNNNNNNNNNNNNNNNNNNNNNNNNNNNNNNNNNNNNNNNNNNNNNNNNNNNNNNNNNNNNNNNNNNNNNNNNNNNNNNAAAAGTAACCCACCCTTAAATAATCATTCGTTTTTGGATAAGTTTTGAAGAATTTGTTAAGGCTCTCCACAAATAACAGTTTTAAATTCTTTATCATATGTCTAAGATCCATTTTTTCCCtatattttgtaaaaaaaaatttgctatttaattttaaaaaagtcgCACCATTAAACCTTTACGTTGTAATGTATCCTAGCTAGCTACAAGTCCAAGCAATTAGAGAATTTTGGAATTATGACCGTTAagtcttgttcttgttcttgttcttctttctTGTAGTCAGATTATAGTAGAGTAGATTAATAGTTTAACAGCATGTATAACAAGCTGTCCCACTTAGTAAATTAACATCAGTATTAGTTAGAGTAGAGTAAGGAATTTATTCAGGCAGTTATCAAATGTGTGGCTCACATTGAATGTATATATATCAGTTTACAATAATGAAATCACACTTTTTGCCTCTCTTTGCTATTTCACATTTTCTGAGTCTCCCTCTCTTGCGTGGAGTAACTCCTCTGCCTCACCACCACGCTCTGCAACCGAACAGAGTTTCCACACGGTGCGGTGAGCGTGGAGTTGCAAAAAGAGTGTAACCACCCTGCGCAAGATCACATCTTTGAGGAGATTTGTGTGAAGTAGTGCTTACACGATTCGATCATCAATGGAATCGAACGTGCATGACGGAGAGGCGAATTCGGAGAACCAAGCATTCTCGGCGAGCGATATGCAGAAATTCGCACGCATGATGGCCCAATTCAACGCGTTTCAAGCACAAGCATCAAGATCCAACACGAATTTGCTGCAAGATTCGTCTAGTCACTTCTATTTGCACCCTAGCGAAACTCCTGGAATTTCACTCACCGATGCTCCATTAACCACCTCGAACTACCATTCGTGGTCAAGGTCAGCGACACTTTCACTCAATGCGAAGAACAAACTCCGATTTATCGACGGAACCCTAGTGAAGCCAGAGAGGGACGACCCTTCCTTCGGAGCCTGGGATCGCTGTAATACATTTGTTCTGTCATGGCTACACAGATCTCTCAGTCCAGAAATTCTCCAGAGCGTCTTATGGTGCAACAACGCTTACGAGCTATGGATGGACCTGAGGCACAGATTCGATCAAGGGGACTTGTTCAGAATAGCAGATCTGGAAGAAGAATTGTTTTCGTTGAGACAAGGTGAACTCACCATCACTTCTTACTATACTAAGTTGAAGAGTATTTGGGAGGAATTAGATGAGTTTAGACCTATTGCAATGTGTTCTTGCCTTCATAACTGTGAATGTGGAAAGAATCTAGAAATGATTAAAGAGTACAGAGAGCAGTCCCATGTAATTAGGTTCCTTCGAGGATTGAATGATCAATACGCGAATGTACGTTCCCAACTCATGCTTGTAACATCCCCCCAACTGTAGCAGCAGCCTTCTCCTCGCTTTTACAGCAAGAGAGACAATTGATGCACTCAATAGATCCTGAAGTAAGAATAATGGCAAATGCTGTCAATACGAATGCATTTGGAACTTATCAGAACAATGGAAGTAGTTCAATTAGAGGAAGAAGTAGGGGCCGTGGGGGCAGAGGTAAAGGGCATGGCCGAGGAACACCAAAATTGTGCTCTCACTGTGGCAAGAATGGTCACCTAGTAGACACCTGTTATTACAAGCATGGATTCCCACCACACATGCAAAGGAATCAATTCAAAGGGAATACTGATGGCCCAAGTGCCATGAATTCAGTAAATTCCATAACTGCTGCGTGTAATGAAGAGAGCAGCATTGAACCTTTAATCCAGAAGGATGAAAGAGTCAGTCTTGATGGGTTGTTTTCAGATAAGCAAAAGGAAGCCCTATTTGCCTTGTTCCAACAACAATGTAGTGACCCCccaaataatgggaatttggcaTCTGTACATGCACCATCCGCAGGTACCTTCTATCTTTTATCAATTTCCAGCCATATTTTAAATTGTCATGACTGGATTTTGGATACAGGAGCTAGTGCTCATGTGTCATTCTCACTCAATTTCTTTCAATCTGTTAAAACAATAAAACCTGTTCAAGTCATAATGCCAAATGGTTCTAAAGTTGTCACAACCATTTGTGGGACAATTTTCTTTTCAGCAAGCTTCTACTTGACTGACGTCTTATATATCCCTACTTTCAAGTATAATCTCATTTCAATTTCAAAAGCAGCTGATGCACTTTCTTGTTCCTTTTTGTTCAATGCACATGATTGTGAGATTCAGGAGCGACTTACCTTGAAGACGATTGGAGCTGCTGATCAAAAGGGGGGATTGTATACAATGCGGATCAAACCTGTTTTGGCAGCAGCACCGGAACTGATGCATACAATAAAGGGTGATGTAGCTAAATCTGTGACTCCTATACACACACACAATATCATTCATACATTAGATGATGCAACACTTTGGCATCATCGTTTAGGACATATCTCATGTAATAAGATACAACAAATGAAAGTTGCATATCCATTCATTACATATCATAATAGTGATGTACCATGTTCTCCATGCCACTATGCAAAGCAAAAACGCTTGCCATTTAATGAAAGTCACACCAAATCTGAAAATGTTTTTGATCTAGTGCACATGGACATTTGGGGACCTATAGCTATACCATCTATTTCAGGCCACAAATATTTCCTCACAGTGGTTGAAGACAAAAGTAAATTTACTTggctattttttttgaaaaacaaatcTGAAGTCAaaaaattgattgaaaattttgtCAAACTTGTTGAAACTCAACACAATAAAGTCATTAAGTGCATTCGATCTGATAACGGTCAAGAATTTTTGATGCCCTCCTTCTACCAAACCAAGGGTATTCTACACCAAACCAGCTGTGTGGAAACTCCACAACAGAATGGGGTGATAGAAAGGCGACATCAAGAAATCTTGAACGTAGCCAGGACACTCATCTTTAATTCAAACTTACCACTTTGTTTTTGGCACTATGCCGTGGCTCATGCCGTCCACATTTTAAATAGAACACCTCACATTAAGATAGCACCTTGTAGTCCCTATCAGATCTTATATAATACCTTACCGGATATTAAACACCTCAAGGTATTTGGCTGTTTGGTTTATGCATCAACTTTGGTTTCTCGTAGAAGAAAGCTTGACGCTAGAGCTAGAAAATGTGTTTTCCTAGGATTTAAGTCAGGAACCAAAGGATATGTTCTGCTAGACACAAAAACCCGAGAAATAATAATCTCAAGGAATGTGAAGTTTTATGAACAGTTCTTCCCTTTCAAAAATACCGCTGATCCCATTTCTTTAAAAATGACTACTAACTATCAGTCACATGAACATGATGATCCTTTTCTCTACCATGATCCCACTTCGCATCCCTGCACTAATACACAGCGGCTGGATAATATGGTGCTGCCAGCAGCTCTATATTCGCCCCCTAATCCGTCCCCGGATTTTGCTTACACTCACACACCAATGGCAGCACCTCAACTCATTCCTCATGCATCATCACCTACCACTAATTCACATTTTTCACCACATTTACATTCACAAGATTCTGCACACAGTCGCAATTTAGATACATCACACTCACCTATGCAGCATTCAGCGTTGCCTGATGTGCAGCCAGAGGTGCGCCGATCCACTCGAATTAAACACAAACCTGCCTACCTTCAAGACTACCATTGTATGCGATTCACCACCACTGATCAACAGTCCTCCAGTCAATACCACAAAAAATATCCTCTCTCCAATTATGTGTGCTTGAATTCCCTTTCAGCAGGTCACAGGGCCTTCTCGACTGCTTTATCTGCTAACATTGAACCACGAAGTTATGAGGAGGCAATCACCCATAGTTGTTGGAAGAAGGCAATTAGAGATGAACTCAATGCTCTTGAAGAAAACAAGACATGGACACTGACTCCTCTACCCGAAGGAAAGAAGGCGATCGGTTGTAAGTGGGTCTTTAAGACCAAGTTTAAGTCCAATGGTGAAGTTGAGCGACATAAAGCCAGATTGGTGGCAAAGGGATTCACCCAAACTGCTGGGTTTGATTTTTTCGATACGTTTAGTCCTGTGATTAAACTAACTACTTTGAGAGTCTTGCTCACCATTGCTTCGACTAAAAACTGGTTTGTGCATCAGCTCGATGTCAATACCGCATTCTTACACGGTGACTTGCCCGAAGAAGTGTACATGAAGCCACCCTTAGGTCTTCAAGCCCCACTTGGTTCTGTCTGCAAACTACAACGCTCTTTGTACGGCCTCAAACAAGCCAGCCGCCAATGGCACCAGAAATTATGTTGCGTGCTCATTCAGTTTGGGTACTCTCAGTCCAAGGCCGATAGTTGTTTGTTTACTAAGTCCACCGCTGCATCATTCACTTGCATCCTTGTCTACGTGGATGACTTGGTTTTAGGCGGGAATGATCTTAGAGAGATTGAGAGAGTGAAACACTTGCTTGATGACAAGTTTAAAATCAAGGATCTTGGGGAATTAAAATTCTTCTTGGGGCTCGAATTCGCTAGAAGCCATAGAGGCATAGCAATGTATCAAAGAAAATACACATTGGACCTCCTTGAGGAATTtggactacaagatgcaaaaccAGTCACCACACCTATGGATTATACCACAAAATTGTCAAAGTCATTAGGGAATCAATTGCAGGATGTTTCTGCATACAGAAGACTGATTGGGCGGCTGATCTATCTGACAAATACTCGCCCGGACATATGTTTTGCAGTAAGTAAGCTAAGTCAATACCTGGACTGTGCAACTGATACCCACTTCAAGGCAGCACTCCATGTCCTGCGGTATCTCAAAGGTGCTCCAGCCAAATGTGTTCTATTCTCAACTTCAGACAACCTCAACTTGACAGCATTCTCTGACTCCGATTGGGCAGCTTGTCCCGATACTCGCCGGTCTGTGTCTGGATTTTGTTTTTTCCTTGGCAAGTCCCTGGTGTCATGGAGATGCAAGAAACAACAAACTATTGCGCGCTCCTCTTCTGAAGCGGAGTATCGAGCAATGGCGCTCGCCACATGTGAAGGTACCTGGCTTTCTTTCCTTCtctatatttatttatcttttttatctGTATATTTGAGTATTTCCCTTAATAAATTAGTCTTTGTCCAGCCTTTACATAtgatcttttaaaattttttaatcacaCATTTTCCTACTTTTAAGAAAACTATGACCAATTAAATTTAATTCGAATttgataataaaatatttatcacTTTTTACCCACTTTTTTCAGTTTGTTAAGTTATTTTTTTCCTAGGAAATCTACTTGTGTGTTATTGTCATTTTTTATTGAACTACTTGCCTGTGTAGTCATTTTGCTGCCCGTGAAGTTCGAGTGATTGCTGCTCGTTCTTGTTCTCATATTCCTTATAATAGagtcattttttttattaagtgATGATtagtttatgatttaggattttagAATTTTATGTTTAACGTTTAGgatttaaaagttaaaatttagGGTTTTATGGTTTAAGATTTAAGGTTTTAAAATTTAGGACTTTAGaatttagttaattttaaataaataatttttaagattttttaatttatattttaaatattggaAAGAGAATTACCAAACATTAAATATATGCATGTGTTTGTtgtaatcttttttattttatgtagAAAAGGTtgtaaaattaatgattttattgGATATATAGTTGAATTGCACGGAGAGCTTTTTTTATGTAAATTTATTTATTAGCAAAGTAAATTTAAGATATACATAAAAAGAGAGATACACCAAGAATTTTTTATTAGAAACATtctaataatatatatgagtttAGAAATTAATTCAATATAAAAAGCCACGAGatctttaattaaaatttaatcaNNNNNNNNNNNNNNNNNNNNNNNNNNNNNNNNNNNNNNNNNNNNNNNNNNNNNNNNNNNNNNNNTATCTATGGAGTTTTAAAACTTCTCTTCCACCAATACCAAAAATTAAtagtaattttattttcaaaaaattcgtTCATTAGTGATGATTAGGTGGAGAAGGATTATTGTTGAAAAATgatgtcacaaaaaaaaaattacggTACGAAAATCTTTTAGAAAAATAGCATCAAACGAAAAATAAGAGAAGGAATGACAATGATGTGATGGTGTTGGTATCTAGGGGTGGCAACGGAGTGGGTACGGGTGAATTTTTGTTCTACCCGACTCCGTTCCGCCTTACAATAATCCACATAAAATTCACCCCACTTTTATCTGCAG carries:
- the LOC107641145 gene encoding uncharacterized protein LOC107641145, whose translation is MESNVHDGEANSENQAFSASDMQKFARMMAQFNAFQAQASRSNTNLLQDSSSHFYLHPSETPGISLTDAPLTTSNYHSWSRSATLSLNAKNKLRFIDGTLVKPERDDPSFGAWDRCNTFVLSWLHRSLSPEILQSVLWCNNAYELWMDLRHRFDQGDLFRIADLEEELFSLRQGELTITSYYTKLKSIWEELDEFRPIAMCSCLHNCECGKNLEMIKEYREQSHVIRFLRGLNDQYANVRSQLMLVTSPQL
- the LOC110263022 gene encoding uncharacterized protein LOC110263022 — encoded protein: MHSIDPEVRIMANAVNTNAFGTYQNNGSSSIRGRSRGRGGRGKGHGRGTPKLCSHCGKNGHLVDTCYYKHGFPPHMQRNQFKGNTDGPSAMNSVNSITAACNEESSIEPLIQKDERVSLDGLFSDKQKEALFALFQQQCSDPPNNGNLASVHAPSAGATYLEDDWSC